A DNA window from Tachysurus vachellii isolate PV-2020 chromosome 20, HZAU_Pvac_v1, whole genome shotgun sequence contains the following coding sequences:
- the LOC132863374 gene encoding ferroxidase HEPHL1-like: protein MEFHINRRCFLSLITFCTLFGQNEGITRTFFIGIREENWDYAPGGYNRITGKPVTQDDHASLFLLQGPHRIGHVYKKAIYRQYTDATYSQEIFKPTWLGYLGPVIHAEVGDDIVIHLKNFAYRRYSLHPHGVHYEKDSEGALYPDKSSIAQKQDDGVPPGGNYTYTWRVKPEFAPTQGDSNCLTWAYHSHVIAYHDISSGLIGALLTCKKGILQPIPSGDNYSQVRRTDVDKDFLLLFSVVNENLSWYLEENIKMFCSDPTGVDPSDPDFQQSNQMNAINGYVFGNLPGLDLCQNKKVSWHFIGMGNEVDIHSAYFHGQTLLIDGHRFDTVSLFPATFMTALMEPLTIGRWMLSCQVNSHIQDGMQALFNVSQCAGETNSSVTPLNGTVRKYFIAAELVRWNYAPSGTDSFTNVSLNESGSNSELYFGTDNGRLGGEYTKVVYRAYTDETFTENISKDAYLGILGPVLRAEVGDTLQVTFLNKADRNYSIQSHGLQYAKLDEGAQYEDDTEKKGSNVQPGDSFNYTWYVREGPSDSDQACISYLYFSSHDPIRDTNSGLFGPLLVCKRGSLTPNNTQKDVDKEFFLLFTVMDENVSWYLKKNILIYGTNESDPENEGFQESNMMHAVNGYMYGNLPGLEVCDGDRVRWHVLGLGTDVDMHGVYFQGNTFRRDGITRDTLAVFPQTAVNVFMQPDTTGLFEVSCKVTDHYMGGMKQQYRVKNCRQRSSAPASAPTAHYYISAEELEWDYSPNRSWELEYFNTTEEDSPGSIFVGTGENRLGSKYKKVIYREYTNATFRTMKQRSSSEKHLEILGPIIRAEVGEVVHITFLNKATHPYSIQPHGVKTSPQNPAPVLPGNMSMYQWIVPESSGPGVSDPNCITFAYYSTVDFIKDTVSGLVGPLVICRKGTLNQNRQRLDVDREIALLFFIFDENMSWYLEQNIQTYYNSSKPLIRNDDFVESNKMHGINGKLYGNLQGVEMWQGERVNWYLLGLGGQVDLHTVHLHGQTFIYKTDLPHRDDVFDLIPGTFQTLELVAYTKGTWLLHCHVDDHIRAGMETTYSIKSSGASAVTQHLGIVSILAFISALGLK, encoded by the exons ATGGAGTTTCATATAAATCGTCGGTGTTTTTTGAGTCTAATCACTTTTTGCACCCTCTTTGGACAAAATGAAGGAATTACACGAACTTTCTTTATCGGGATAAGGGAAGAGAATTGGGATTATGCACCTGGAGGTTACAACCGCATCACAGGGAAACCAGTTACTCAGGATGA TCACGCATCACTGTTCCTGCTTCAAGGTCCCCATCGAATTGGCCATGTGTATAAGAAAGCCATATACAGGCAGTACACAGATGCGACATATTCACAGGAAATCTTCAAACCAACTTGGCTGGGTTACCTGGGGCCTGTGATTCATGCTGAGGTTggagatgacattgtgatccaTCTGAAGAACTTTGCCTACAGAAGATATTCACTTCACCCACATGGAGTCCACTATGAGAAAGACTCAGAGG GAGCGCTATATCCAGATAAAAGCTCTATAGCACAGAAGCAGGATGATGGTGTTCCTCCAGGTGGAAATTATACTTATACATGGAGAGTAAAGCCGGAGTTTGCTCCCACTCAGGGAGATTCCAACTGTCTGACTTGGGCTTACCATTCACATGTGATTGCCTACCATGACATCTCATCTGGACTTATAGGAGCTCTGCTGACTTGCAAGAAAG GGATCCTGCAGCCTATTCCATCAGGGGATAATTACTCTCAGGTACGGAGGACAGATGTTGATAAAGACTTCCTCCTCTTATTTAGTGTGGTGAATGAAAACTTGAGCTGGTACCTAGAAGAAAACATCAAAATGTTCTGTTCGGATCCTACTGGTGTTGACCCCTCTGATCCAGACTTCCAGCAGTCTAACCAGATGAATG caATTAATGGATATGTGTTTGGGAACCTTCCTGGGCTTGACCTGTGCCAGAACAAAAAAGTTTCATGGCATTTCATTGGCATGGGCAATGAAGTAGATATCCACTCGGCATATTTTCATGGGCAGACATTACTGATTGATGGACATCGTTTTGACACTGTCAGCCTGTTTCCTGCCACTTTCATGACTGCATTGATGGAGCCCTTAACAATAGGAAGATGGATGCTGAGCTGTCAGGTTAACAGCCATATACAAG ATGGTATGCAGGCACTGTTCAATGTTTCTCAATGTGCTGGGGAGACAAACTCCTCTGTCACTCCTCTGAATGGGACAGTGAGGAAATACTTCATTGCTGCTGAGCTGGTTCGATGGAACTATGCCCCATCAGGAACAGACAGTTTCACTAATGTTTCACTGAATGAAAGTGGAAG CAATTCAGAGCTGTATTTTGGTACGGATAATGGTCGTCTTGGTGGAGAGTATACAAAAGTGGTATATAGAGCATACACCGatgaaacatttacagaaaacatcagcAAGGATGCGTACCTAGGCATACTAG GTCCTGTACTAAGAGCTGAAGTTGGGGATACTTTACAGGTCACATTTTTGAACAAGGCTGATAGAAATTACAGCATTCAGTCCCATGGTCTTCAATACGCAAAGTTAGATGAGGGAGCTCAATATGAAGATG atacagaaaaaaaaggatctAATGTACAGCCAGGAGATTCCTTCAACTACACATGGTATGTGAGAGAAGGGCCCTCTGACAGTGACCAGGCCTGCATCTCTTACCTTTACTTTTCTTCCCATGACCCCATCAGAGATACCAACTCTGGCCTCTTTGGACCTCTACTTGTGTGTAAGAGAGGTTCACTGACCCCCAATAATACCCAG AAAGATGTGGACAAAGAGTTCTTCCTACTTTTCACTGTGATGGATGAAAACGTAAGCTGGTATCTGAAGAAGAATATTCTGATATATGGTACAAATGAATCAGACCCAGAGAATGAAGGATTTCAGGAGAGCAACATGATGCATG CAGTGAATGGCTACATGTACGGGAACCTACCAGGGCTGGAGGTATGTGATGGCGACCGAGTCAGATGGCACGTCCTAGGCCTTGGCACAGATGTGGACATGCATGGGGTGTACTTCCAGGGAAACACCTTCCGCAGAGACGGCATCACCCGTGACACCCTTGCTGTGTTCCCACAGACTGCTGTTAATGTTTTCATGCAACCAGATACAACCG GACTTTTTGAGGTGAGCTGCAAAGTGACTGACCATTACATGGGAGGGATGAAGCAGCAGTACAGAGTGAAGAACTGTAGGCAGAGATCATCTGCTCCTGCTTCTGCTCCCACAGCACACTACTACATCTCTGCAGAAGAGCTAGAGTGGGACTACTCACCAAATCGCTCATGGGAGCTCGAGTACTTCAACACCACAGAGGAGGACAG CCCAGGCAGTATATTTGTGGGGACTGGTGAGAACAGGCTTggatcaaaatataaaaaagtgatTTATAGAGAGTACACTAATGCCACCTTCAGGACCATGAAGCAAAGGTCATCTTCAGAGAAGCATCTGGAAATACTGG gtccAATCATCAGGGCAGAGGTCGGTGAAGTAGTTCATATTACATTCCTTAATAAAGCTACTCATCCATACTCGATCCAGCCTCATGGAGTGAAGACCTCACCTCAGAATCCAGCACCTGTTTTGCCTG GAAACATGAGTATGTACCAGTGGATTGTTCCAGAGAGTTCTGGGCCAGGAGTCTCTGATCCAAACTGCATCACATTTGCTTACTACTCTACTGTGGACTTCATTAAG GACACAGTCAGTGGGCTAGTTGGACCCCTGGTGATCTGCAGGAAAGGGACACtaaaccaaaacagacaaagacTGGATGTGGATAGAGAAATTGCActtcttttctttatctttgaTGAGAATATGTCATGGTACCTGGAGCAAAACATCCAAACCTATTACAACAGCTCAAAGCCTCTGATCAGAAATGATGATTTTGTGGAGAGTAACAAAATGCATG gAATTAATGGCAAGCTGTATGGAAACCTTCAGGGAGTGGAAATGTGGCAAGGGGAGAGAGTAAACTGGTATCTCCTTGGGTTGGGTGGTCAAGTTGATCTGCACACAGTGCATTTACATGGTCAGACCTTCATCTACAAG ACAGACCTGCCCCACCGGGACGATGTTTTTGACTTGATTCCAGGCACATTTCAGACACTGGAGTTAGTGGCATACACTAAGGGAACATGGCTGCTGCACTGCCATGTGGATGACCACATCCGAGCAGGCATGGAAACCACCTACAGCATCAAGAGTTCag GTGCCAGTGCTGTGACTCAACATCTGGGTATAGTCTCCATCCTGGCTTTTATTTCTGCCCTCGGACTAAAGTAA
- the paxbp1 gene encoding PAX3- and PAX7-binding protein 1 has translation MFKKAKRCNFRRRNDSDEEEKDEVQDEASVEVLQPCGPAGDSAHTPAVDKLIALHTLNSHGNGVPPGAMKLPKDKKKKKECREEPKASLLSFNDEEDDTEVFRVKKSYHSKKIVKQLKKEYREEKSTHVVQEPTRLDGVQSLSGTGVKEEAVDSRGSSEQGEGEMEVDSNEEQDDEGETRQAGNFSQTLSALSSLRPGEIPDAAFIHAARKRRQMARELGGDAPLVETDVSGKRLVHEDEQGGSDEDEKRIVFSGVKQKTQRQKIAEEIGIECSDDEALNTEGNDEEVSRWEQEQIRKGISIPQVQTSQPGEANMYYQTGYENQQYAASYSMPYGYSALGTESVKPVKVENTVPYPVPSSSLTPVTTALVKKRLMDRLSSMRQGRDASARRYEQIQDELQASENSILQLEDSSQHAAEQYKFLQEMRGYVRDLLECFSEKVPAVLELEAAMHQLLRQRAARRVQRRQDDIKDESAEFSSLSSKAVMAPNLDPFGRDRAAYQELSRQRRVAEREARRARRRQAREQNGARAEHKEGLSSDDEETSTDITSFNLERDRILKESKKVFEDVVDDFHSIDCIKSRFEVWKNLYFTSYRDAYIGQCLPKLFNPLIRLQLIPWSPLEDDYPNFEYMLWFETLLFYGYEEQSTEHQEDIDSGLLPAIVERVVLPKLAVLTEQVWDPLSHSETSRLVAFMLRLIKGYPTILHGDNRNTQELLRTIVVRTRRALDEDIFMPLFPKTVMENKNSSPYLFFQRQFWSCVKLLGNILQWDGILSQNCLKELAVDSTLNRYILSALQSTDIGEDSVEKCKKVVESFPVQWFSSLKGQQTLPQLENLCRYMKHTANSLYRSSLTASDVEKRISREQIKEVVKLLGRLNALDHVIAVASEHGIKDIKTLLESK, from the exons ATGTTCAAGAAAGCGAAAAGGTGCAATTTCAGACGCCGGAACGATTCTGACGAGGAGGAAAAAGACGAGGTCCAGGATGAGGCGAGTGTGGAGGTGCTGCAGCCGTGCGGGCCTGCGGGGgacagcgcacacacacccgcCGTAGACAAGCTTATAGCACTTCATACTCTAAACAGCCATGGAAACGGAGTTCCTCCAGGAGCCATGAAGCTTCCtaaagacaagaaaaagaaaaaggaatgtCGAGAAGAGCCTAAAGCCAGCTTACTGAGCTTCAACGACGAAGAAG ATGACACTGAAGTGTTCAGAGTGAAGAAATCCTATCACAGTAAGAAGATTGTCAAACAACTCAAAAAGGAGTACAGAGAGGAAAAGAGCACTCATGTTGTGCAGGAACCAACTCGCCTTGATG GTGTTCAGTCTCTGTCTGGTACTGGTGTTAAAGAGGAGGCAGTGGACAGCAGAGGCAGCAGTGAACAAGGTGAAGGTGAGATGGAGGTGGACAGTAATGAGGAACAGGATGATGAGGGTGAAACCCGGCAGGCAGGAAACTTTTCTCAGACACTCTCTGCGCTCAGCTCCCTCAGaccag GTGAGATCCCAGACGCAGCCTTCATTCACGCGGCCCGTAAACGGCGACAGATGGCACGGGAACTTGGAGGCGATGCTCCACTTGTGGAGACGGACGTGTCAGGAAAACGTCTGGTCCATGAAGATGAGCAAGGTGGAAGTGATGAAGATGAGAAGAGgattgtgttcagtggtgtCAAGCAGAAGACCCAGCGTCAGAAAATAGCAGAGGAAATTG GTATTGAGTGCAGTGATGATGAGGCCTTGAATACTGAAGGGAATGACGAGGAAGTCAGTCGATGGGAGCAGGAGCAGATCCGGAAAGGCATTAGCATCCCTCAG GTCCAAACCAGTCAGCCAGGGGAAGCAAACATGTATTACCAGACTGGCTACGAGAACCAGCAGTACGCAGCATCATATAGCATGCCATACGGATACAGTGCGCTCGGAACAGAAAGTGTAAAACCTGTGAAAGTGGAGAACACTGTTCCTTACCCAGTCCCTAGCAGCAGCCTTACTCCAGTCACTACAGCTCTGGTAAAGAAACGGCTCATGGACAG GCTAAGCTCCATGCGCCAGGGCCGCGATGCCAGTGCCCGGCGCTACGAGCAGATCCAAGACGAGCTGCAGGCTTCCGAAAATAGCATCCTGCAGCTGGAGGACTCCTCGCAGCACGCTGCTGAGCAGTATAAATTCTTGCAAGAAATGCGAGGGTATGTTCGAGACTTGCTTGAGTGTTTCAGTGAAAAG GTGCCTGCTGTTCTGGAGCTGGAAGCTGCAATGCACCAGTTACTAAGGCAACGGGCGGCACGGCGAGTCCAGAGAAGACAGGATGATATTAAAGATGAATCAGCGGAGTTTTCGAGCCTTTCAA GTAAGGCTGTTATGGCCCCAAATCTGGACCCTTTTGGCAGAGACCGTGCAGCCTATCAGGAGCTCAGCAGGCAGAGGAGGGTAGCAGAACGTGAGGCCAGGAG AGCTCGCCGCAGACAAGCTCGTGAACAGAATGGGGCAAGGGCTGAACATAAGGAGGGACTGTCCAGCGATGATGAGGAGACCTCCACTGACATAACAAGCTTTAACCTAGAGAGAg ATCGtattttaaaagaatcaaaGAAGGTGTTTGAGGACGTCGTCGATGATTTCCATTCAATAGATTGCATCAAGTCTCGATTTGAGGTGTGGAAGAATCTTTACTTCACGTCTTACAGAGATGCTTACATCGGTCAATGCCTGCCTAAACTTTTCAACCCACTGATCCGACTTCAGCTAATCCCGTGGTCACCTCTGGAG GACGACTACCCGAACTTTGAGTACATGCTCTGGTTTGAGACACTGCTGTTCTATGGCTATGAGGAGCAAAGCACTGAGCACCAGGAAGACATTGACAGCGGTCTCCTGCCTGCTATTGTTGAGAGAGTGGTACTCCCCAAACTCGCAG TGCTAACGGAGCAGGTGTGGGATCCATTGTCTCACAGTGAGACTTCCAGGCTGGTGGCCTTCATGCTGCGCCTAATAAAGGGCTACCCTACCATTTTGCATGGAGACAACCGCAACACACAG GAGCTGCTCAGGACAATCGTCGTGCGCACACGACGGGCGTTAGATGAGGATATCTTCATGCCACTCTTTCCAAAAAC TGTCATGGAAAACAAGAATTCAAGTCCTTACCTCTTCTTCCAAAGGCAGTTCTGGTCCTGTGTGAAG CTCTTGGGAAACATTCTCCAGTGGGATGGCATCCTGTCTCAAAACTGTCTAAAAGAGCTTGCTGTCGACAGCACACTGAATCGCTATATTCTCTCTGCGCTACAGTCAACGGATATTGGGGAGGACAGCGTGGAGAAATGCAAGAAG GTGGTGGAGAGTTTTCCCGTGCAGTGGTTCAGCAGTCTGAAAGGTCAACAGACTCTGCCGCAGTTGGAGAACTTATGCCGCTACATGAAGCACACGGCCAATTCACTGTATCGTAGCAGCTTGACCGCTTCTGATGTGGAAAAGAGGATATCAAG ggagcagatTAAGGAAGTGGTGAAGCTTCTGGGTCGACTCAATGCTTTGGATCACGTGATCGCTGTTGCCTCAGAGCATGGAATTAAAGACATTAAGACCTTGCTGGagagtaaatga